A section of the Macadamia integrifolia cultivar HAES 741 chromosome 9, SCU_Mint_v3, whole genome shotgun sequence genome encodes:
- the LOC122088711 gene encoding uncharacterized protein LOC122088711 codes for MEHNPMRTKDKKEEEMGQHVKDVIKEKEKNEEEAVPSMVIYLPLEDSALSFNLEKAVCNHGFFMMTPNQWIPSIKTLQRPLYLADSTTSVVVQISHPKKNDHLHVLVLGTNFLSPQDQKVLLTQIARMLKISKKDERKMQKFHEIHSKAKKKRFGRLFRSPTLFEDMVKTILLCTGGWARSLDMSKAFC; via the exons ATGGAACATAATCCAATGAGGACCAAAgacaaaaaagaagaggagatggGACAACATGTAAAAGATGTCattaaggagaaggagaagaatgagGAGGAGGCAGTACCAAGTATGGTGATATATCTCCCGCTTGAGGACTCGGCATTGAGCTTCAATCTTGAAAAGGCTGTGTGCAACCATGGTTTCTTTATGATGACACCAAATCAGTGGATACCATCTATCAAGACCCTACAACGACCTTTGTACCTAGCTGACTCCACTACCTCAGTCGTTGTCCAAATTTCACATCCCAAGAAGAATGATCATCTTCATGTCCTTGTTCTAGGAACAAACTTCCTCTCCCCACAAGACCAAAAGGTGTTGTTG ACACAAATAGCTCGAATGTTAAAGATatcaaagaaagatgaaaggaaGATGCAAAAATTTCATGAGATCCATTCCAAAGCCAAGAAGAAAAGGTTTGGCCGTCTTTTTCGGTCGCCCACTCTTTTTGAAGACATGGTGAAAACAATCCTTCTTTGTACTGGCGG